Proteins encoded in a region of the Zonotrichia albicollis isolate bZonAlb1 chromosome 22, bZonAlb1.hap1, whole genome shotgun sequence genome:
- the VEZF1 gene encoding vascular endothelial zinc finger 1, which produces MEANWTAFLFQAHEASHHQQQAAQNSLLPLLSSAVEPPDQKPILPLPITQKPQPAPETLKDAIVGIKKEKPKTSFVCTYCSKAFRDSYHLRRHESCHTGIKLVSRPKKTPTTMVPLISTIAGDNSRSSLVSTIAGILSTVTTSSSATNPSSSAGATAMAVTQTVKKPSKPVKKNHACEMCGKAFRDVYHLNRHKLSHSDEKPFECPICNQRFKRKDRMTYHVRSHEGGITKPYTCGVCGKGFSRPDHLSCHVKHVHSTERPFKCQTCTAAFATKDRLRTHMVRHEGKVSCNICGKLLSAAYITSHLKTHGQSQSINCNTCKQGINKTCMSEETSNQKQQQQQQQQQQQQQQQQQQQQQQQQQQQQQQQQQQQQQHVTSWPGKQVETLRLWEEAVKARKKECQFTFEKAIEYVPFEAANLCQTSTAATTPVTLTTPFNITSSVASGTITNPVTVAAAMSMRSPVNVSSAVNISSPMNLGHPVTITSPLSMTSPLTLTTPVNLPTPVTAPVNIAHPVTITSPMNLPTPMTLAGPLNIAMRPVESMPFLPQALPTSPPW; this is translated from the exons aTGGAGGCCAACTGGACCGCGTTCCTCTTTCAG GCACACGAAGCCTCCCATCACCAACAGCAGGCAGCACAGAACAGTTTGTTGCCtctcctgagctctgctgttGAGCCGCCCGATCAGAAGCCGATTCTGCCCTTACCAATAACGCAGAAACCTCAGCCTGCACCAGAAACATTAAAGGATGCTATTGTTGggattaaaaaggaaaaacctaAAACCTCCTTTGTGTGCACTTACTGCAGCAAAGCTTTCAGGGACAGCTACCATTTGAGGCGTCACGAGTCCTGCCACACAGGGATAAAGTTAGTGTCACGGCCAAAGAAAACTCCCACCACAATGGTGCCCCTTATCTCGACCATCGCTGGTGACAACAGCCGGAGTTCGCTGGTTTCCACTATCGCAGGCATCCTGTCCACTGTCACTACGTCTTCCTCTGCCACCAACcccagcagcagcgccggcgcCACGGCCATGGCGGTGACGCAGACGGTGAAGAAGCCCAGCAAGCCCGTGAAGAAGAACCACGCCTGTGAGATGTGTGGGAAGGCCTTCAGGGACGTCTACCACCTCAACCGGCACAAGCTGTCCCACTCGGACGAGAAACCCTTCGAATGTCCCATTTGCAATCAGCGCTTCAAGAGAAAGGATCGCATGACCTACCACGTGAGGTCTCACGAAGGTGGCATCACGAAACCCTACACCTGCGGGGTGTGTGGAAAAGGCTTCTCAAG GCCTGATCATTTAAGCTGTCACGTTAAACATGTTCACTCAACAGAGAGACCCTTCAAATGCCAA ACGTGCACTGCTGCCTTTGCCACCAAAGACAGACTGCGGACACACATGGTGCGCCATGAAGGAAAGGTATCGTGTAATATCTGTGGTAAACTTCTGAGTGCAGCATATATCACCAGCCACTTAAAGACACACGGGCAGAGCCAAAGTATCAACTGTAATACCTGTAAACAAGGCATCAATAAAA CATGCATGAGTGAAGAGACCAGCAACCAgaaacagcaacagcagcagcaacagcagcaacaacaacaacagcagcagcagcagcagcagcagcaacaacagcagcaacagcagcagcagcagcagcagcagcagcagcagcagcacgtaaCAAGTTGGCCTGGAAAGCAGGTAGAGACCCTGAGATTGTGGGAAGAGGCCGTCAAAGCCAGGAAGAAAg AATGTCAGTTCACCTTTGAGAAGGCTATAGAGTACGTACCATTCG AAGCTGCTAACTTGTGCCAAACCTCCACTGCTGCTACTACGCCTGTGACTCTTACTACTCCATTCAATATAACGTCCTCTGTGGCTTCTGGGACTATCACAAACCCAGTCACAGTGGCAGCTGCAATGAGCATGAGAAGTCCAGTAAATGTATCAAGTGCAGTTAATATTTCCAGTCCGATGAACTTAGGGCATCCTGTAACCATAACCAGTCCTCTGTCCATGACCTCTCCATTAACGCTCACCACCCCGGTGAACCTGCCCACCCCGGTGACCGCTCCAGTGAACATAGCGCACCCCGTCACCATCACGTCCCCCATGAACCTGCCCACCCCCATGACGCTGGCTGGCCCCCTCAACATAGCCATGAGACCAGTGGAGAGCATGCCTTTCCTGCCCCAGGCCTTGCCCACCTCTCCTCCCTGGTAA